Proteins found in one Neurospora crassa OR74A linkage group II, whole genome shotgun sequence genomic segment:
- the nuo78 gene encoding NADH:ubiquinone oxidoreductase 78: MLRSTLSRSAWRTGRHQAARNASRAFSATAQRPAEVELTIDGKKVSIEAGSALIQACEKAGVTIPRYCYHEKLMIAGNCRMCLVEVEKVPKPVASCAWPVQPGMVVKTNSPLTHKAREGVMEFLLANHPLDCPICDQGGECDLQDQSMRYGGDRGRFHEVGGKRAVEDKNMGPLIKTSMNRCIQCTRCVRFANDIAGAPELGSTGRGNDLQIGTYLEKNLDSELSGNVIDLCPVGALTSKPYAFRARPWELKKTESIDVLDGLGSNIRVDTRGLEVMRILPRLNDEVNEEWINDKTRFACDGLKTQRLTIPLVRREGKFEPASWDQALTEIAHAYQTLNPQGNEFKAIAGQLTEVESLVAMKDLANRLGSENLALDMPSGHKPLAHGVDVRSNYIFNSSIVGIESADVILLVGTNPRHEAAVLNARIRKQWLRSDLEIGVVGQTWDSTFEFEHLGTDHAALQKALEGDFGKKLQSAKNPMIIVGSGVTDHGDANAFYETVGKFVDSNASNFLTEEWNGYNVLQRAASRVGAFEVGFTVPSAEIAQTKPKFVWLLGADEFNEADIPKDAFIVYQGHHGDRGAQIADIVLPGAAYTEKAGTYVNTEGRVQMTRAATGLPGAARTDWKILRAVSEYLGVRLPYDDVAQLRDRMVEISPALSSYDIIEPPSLQQLSKVQLVEQNQGATATNEPLKKVIENFYFTDAISRSSPTMARCSAAKKTGDPRTNFMAPGMEEDRPMGQIAYGA; the protein is encoded by the exons ATGTTGAGGTCGACATTGTCCCGTTCGGCTTGGCGGACTGGCAGGCATCAGGCGGCCAGGAACGCCAGCCGTGCCTTTTCGGCCACAGCTCAGAGACCCGCAGAGGTCGAGCTCACAATTG ATGGAAAGAAGGTCTCTATCGAGG CTGGGTCGGCCTTGATCCAGGCTTGCGAAAAGGCCGGCGTTACCATTCCCAG ATACTGTTACCATGA GAAGCTCATGATTGCGGGCAACTGCCGCATGTGCTTGGTCGAAGTCGAAAAGGTCCCGAAGCCCGTCGCGTCGTGCGCATGGCCCGTCCAACCTGGCATGGTCGTCAAGACCAACTCGCCCCTGACGCACAAGGCGCGCGAGGGTGTGATGGAATTCCTGCTCGCAAACCACCCCTTGGACTGCCCCATTTGCGACCAGGGTGGTGAGTGCGATCTCCAGGACCAGTCGATGCGCTACGGCGGCGACCGTGGTCGGTTCCACGAAGTCGGCGGGAAGCGAGCGGTGGAGGACAAGAACATGGGTCCCCTCATCAAGACCTCCATGAACAGGTGTATTCAGTGCACGAGATGTGTGCGATTCGCGAACGATATTGCCGGCGCCCCGGAGCTGGGTTCGACCGGCCGTGGCAACGACCTGCAGATTGGTACCTACTTGGAGAAGAACCTCGACTCTGAGCTTTCTGGTAACGTCATCGATCTCTGCCCTGTCGGTGCTCTGACCTCGAAGCCATATGCTTTCCGTGCGCGCCCTTGGgagctgaagaagacggaaTCGATTGACGTTCTGGACGGCCTGGGCTCCAACATTCGCGTCGACACTCGTGGCTTGGAGGTTATGCGCATTCTTCCTCGCCTCAACGACGAGGTTAACGAGGAGTGGATCAACGACAAGACTCGCTTTGCCTGCGACGGTCTCAAGACCCAGCGTCTTACCATCCCCCTAGtccgaagagaaggaaagttCGAGCCGGCGTCATGGGACCAGGCTTTGACCGAAATTGCACACGCTTACCAAACGCTGAACCCCCAGGGCAATGAGTTCAAGGCTATTGCTGGCCAGCTCACCGAGGTTGAGTCATTGGTTGCCATGAAGGATCTTGCCAACAGGCTCGGGTCGGAGAACCTTGCGCTGGATATGCCCTCGGGCCACAAACCTCTTGctcatggtgttgatgtcCGCTCCAACTATATCTTCAACTCCAGCATCGTCGGTATCGAATCTGCTGATGTTATCTTGCTAGTTGGTACTAACCCGAGACACGAGGCCGCTGTACTCAATGCTAGAATCCGTAAGCAATGGCTGCGCTCTGATCTCGAGATTGGCGTTGTTGGCCAGACCTGGGATTCTACTTTTGAGTTTGAGCACCTAGGTACCGACCACGCTGCTCTTCAGAAGGCGCTTGAGGGTGACTTTGGCAAGAAGCTCCAGTCGGCCAAGAACCCCATGATCATTGTGGGCTCCGGCGTCACCGACCACGGCGACGCTAATGCCTTCTATGAGACCGTTGGAAAGTTCGTCGACAGCAACGCTTCTAACTTCCTTACTGAGGAGTGGAACGGCTACAATGTCCTGCAGCGCGCTGCCTCCAGAGTCGGCGCCTTCGAGGTTGGCTTCACTGTTCCTTCCGCCGAGATTGCCCAGACAAAGCCCAAGTTCGTCTGGCTCCTCGGCGCCGATGAGTTCAATGAGGCCGACATCCCCAAGGACGCCTTCATCGTCTACCAAGGCCACCACGGTGACCGGGGCGCCCAGATCGCCGATATCGTTCTCCCTGGCGCTGCCTACACCGAGAAGGCTGGCACCTACGTCAACACCGAGGGCCGTGTGCAGATGACCCGCGCTGCCACCGGCCTTCCCGGTGCCGCCCGTACGGACTGGAAGATTCTCCGCGCTGTGAGCGAGTACCTCGGCGTCCGCCTCCCCTATGACGATGTCGCTCAACTTCGGGATCGCATGGTCGAGATTAGCCCTGCTCTGTCATCTTATGATATCATTGAGCCTCCCTCGCTGCAGCAGCTCAGCAAGGTGCAGCTGGTCGAGCAGAACCAGGGCGCCACCGCAACCAACGAGCCCCTCAAGAAGGTTATCGAGAACTTCTACTTTACTGATGCCATTTCCAGAAG CTCCCCAACCATGGCCCGTTGCTCAGCCGCCAAGAAGACGGGTGATCCCCGAACCAACTTCATGGCTCCCGGCATGGAGGAGGATAGACCTATGGGTCAGATCGCCTATGGTGCATAG
- a CDS encoding nucleolar RNAse III, variant, translating into MPKHGPTPEEVSEPPSKRAKSDSAPSASQGATLESATSVQIPSLHANTKWTLATIQRMRPPLPDILDPALKKAALTHPGKANNDPVASYERLEWIGDAYLELIASSFIYQTFPTLPAGKSAQRREMLIRNTTLGEFSVYYGLDKMADIPEEFNMEGRVGGTNASQKVRIKILGDLFEAYVGGVILSDPANGIQRASDWLKALWGPLMAEYIREEEKKARKPEQKQSASGQTLDPKTVLEATIGARGVKIEYKDLPSKNLKDRGTKLPLFAIGCFMTGWGETNLQLGHGSALSKKEAGQKAAQMALDNKKLLKKFADKKAEMKAAREAQLQQAGVTFPLKDQPSAQETTGGVL; encoded by the coding sequence ATGCCGAAACACGGACCCACCCCGGAGGAGGTATCAGAACCGCCCTCCAAGCGTGCGAAGTCAGACTCTGCACCATCCGCATCACAAGGCGCTACATTGGAGTCCGCAACCTCCGTCCAAATTCCTTCTTTGCATGCCAATACCAAATGGACACTCGCTACCATCCAGAGAATGCGGCCACCGCTCCCCGACATTCTGGACCCGGCACTCAAAAAGGCGGCGCTCACACACCCTGGTAAAGCTAACAACGACCCTGTTGCAAGTTATGAGAGGCTGGAGTGGATTGGCGACGCTTATCTTGAGCTcatcgcctcctccttcataTATCAAACTTTCCCGACCTTGCCGGCTGGCAAAAGCGCACAACGTCGCGAGATGCTTATCCGCAACACCACACTAGGCGAATTCTCGGTCTATTACGGCTTGGACAAGATGGCCGATATCCCGGAAGAATTCAACATGGAGGGCAGAGTGGGCGGTACAAACGCAAGTCAAAAAGTCAGAATTAAGATTCTCGGAGACCTTTTCGAAGCCTATGTAGGAGGCGTGATTCTTTCTGATCCTGCCAATGGGATTCAGCGTGCTTCAGACTGGCTCAAGGCCCTATGGGGCCCTCTCATGGCGGAGTACATCCgcgaggaagagaagaaggccaggaAGCCGGAGCAAAAGCAATCCGCAAGTGGCCAGACACTCGACCCAAAGACAGTACTCGAAGCTACCATTGGAGCCAGGGGTGTCAAGATCGAGTATAAAGATCTCCCTTCCAAAAACCTGAAGGACAGGGGAACCAAGCTGCCTCTTTTCGCTATTGGCTGTTTTATGACAGGCTGGGGGGAGACCAACCTGCAACTTGGGCACGGAAGTGCTTTgagcaagaaggaagctggTCAGAAAGCAGCTCAAATGGCCTTGGATAACAAGAAGCTGCTCAAGAAGTTTGCGGACAAGAAGGCGGAGATGAAGGCCGCGCGGGAAGCCCAGCTGCAGCAGGCAGGAGTGACGTTCCCCTTGAAGGATCAGCCTTCGGCACAGGAAACCACTGGCGGCGTGCTGTAG